In Oceanobacillus sp. FSL K6-2867, one DNA window encodes the following:
- the spoIIIAE gene encoding stage III sporulation protein AE, producing the protein MKLYKKIILFLLGSACFLCGQVTVSAAADNDIHFDESILQEISLDGVGSYWDQLVEEYGGYLPEIEKTSIYEFVKNQDSFSLKNTIIAFFEYLFHELIANGKLLGTLLMLTLFSVILQTMHSAFERNAVSKIAYFVIYLVLIFIALNSFYVAVSYTQDAIEMMKGFMIALLPLVLGMMASFGNVIAVSFFHPIIIFLINFSGILVSAFILPLLFLSAMLLIVSSLSENYKVTHLANLFKTVGLGALGIFLTIFLGVISVQGTASAIQDGLAMKTAKFVTGNFIPVVGRTFTDAADTILSASLVLKNAVGMAGLLIILLIVLFPALKIAAVALIYKIAAAALQPIGGGPVITALNTISNYILYILACLLAVSLMFLLAIVIIVSASNITILLR; encoded by the coding sequence ATGAAATTATATAAAAAAATAATCCTATTTCTGCTTGGAAGTGCCTGTTTCTTGTGTGGACAGGTTACTGTTTCTGCCGCTGCAGATAATGACATTCATTTTGACGAAAGCATCCTGCAAGAAATCTCCCTTGATGGTGTAGGCAGCTATTGGGATCAACTGGTCGAGGAGTATGGAGGCTATTTGCCTGAGATTGAAAAGACGAGCATCTATGAATTCGTTAAAAACCAGGATTCTTTCTCACTAAAAAATACAATCATTGCATTTTTCGAGTACTTGTTCCATGAACTTATTGCCAATGGCAAGTTATTAGGAACTTTATTAATGCTCACGCTGTTCTCTGTAATTTTACAAACGATGCACAGTGCATTCGAGCGAAACGCAGTCAGTAAAATTGCTTATTTTGTCATCTATCTGGTTCTCATTTTTATTGCCCTGAACAGTTTCTATGTCGCTGTATCTTACACACAAGATGCAATTGAAATGATGAAAGGATTCATGATTGCCTTACTCCCTCTTGTGCTAGGAATGATGGCCAGTTTTGGAAATGTGATAGCCGTTTCATTCTTTCACCCGATCATCATTTTTCTGATTAATTTCAGTGGAATTTTAGTTTCAGCGTTTATCCTACCGTTACTGTTTCTTTCAGCCATGCTTTTAATAGTCAGCAGTTTAAGTGAAAATTACAAAGTGACCCATCTGGCAAACTTATTTAAAACTGTTGGACTTGGTGCACTAGGCATATTCTTGACTATATTTTTAGGAGTCATATCTGTTCAAGGTACAGCATCTGCAATTCAGGATGGCTTAGCAATGAAAACAGCTAAATTTGTTACTGGCAACTTTATTCCTGTTGTAGGCAGAACATTTACAGATGCAGCAGATACCATATTAAGTGCATCTTTGGTATTGAAAAACGCTGTCGGTATGGCTGGGCTGCTGATCATTTTATTAATTGTCCTCTTTCCAGCATTAAAAATAGCAGCGGTTGCTTTGATTTATAAAATAGCTGCTGCAGCACTGCAGCCAATTGGAGGCGGCCCGGTTATTACAGCTTTAAATACAATTAGCAATTACATTTTATACATTCTTGCCTGCTTACTAGCGGTATCCTTAATGTTCTTATTGGCGATTGTTATTATCGTTTC
- the spoIIIAD gene encoding stage III sporulation protein AD, with translation MDILQIAILGVVASILYIILKDLNKSFAFFLILITGIIIFLAIIHQISVIFQTIQTLGEKASVEGLYLETILKIIGIAYIAELGANLTKDAGLGSVAHYIELSGKIFILLLAVPIITAVIEAIISFLPSV, from the coding sequence ATGGATATCCTGCAGATTGCTATATTAGGCGTTGTGGCTAGTATTTTATATATCATTTTAAAAGATCTGAATAAGTCCTTTGCCTTTTTCCTTATTTTGATTACAGGAATTATTATTTTTCTTGCAATCATACATCAAATCAGTGTTATTTTCCAGACCATTCAGACACTCGGTGAGAAGGCAAGTGTTGAGGGCCTTTACTTGGAAACAATTTTAAAAATTATTGGCATTGCGTATATTGCAGAGCTGGGTGCTAACTTAACAAAGGACGCGGGCCTTGGTTCTGTAGCGCACTATATAGAGCTTTCAGGGAAAATATTTATCTTGTTACTTGCAGTACCAATCATAACAGCAGTTATTGAAGCGATTATTAGCTTTTTACCGTCTGTATAA
- the spoIIIAC gene encoding stage III sporulation protein AC: protein MFTDASILFQIAGIGIIVALIHTILKQMGKEEIAQFATLLGFIIVLVIVINGLSDLFQQIKSVFLF from the coding sequence ATGTTTACAGATGCATCCATTCTTTTCCAGATAGCTGGGATAGGGATAATCGTAGCATTAATTCATACGATTTTAAAGCAAATGGGTAAAGAAGAAATTGCTCAATTTGCCACACTGCTTGGATTTATTATTGTACTTGTCATTGTAATCAATGGACTTTCTGATTTGTTTCAGCAAATTAAATCTGTATTTTTGTTTTAG
- the spoIIIAB gene encoding stage III sporulation protein SpoIIIAB, whose translation MKWIGALLLIGTATLAGFEWSNRLTKRPKHIRQLKSALQILEAEIIYSQAALFDAFLSVSKKIPNPLRGFFASLGKEMQGETVDFFTVWEAQVETLLKKSSMHETEKEILKQFGRTLGQHDITQQQKHIQLTIVNLDRVLEEAIDHDRKYGKLAKSLGVLSGVFVVLLLI comes from the coding sequence ATGAAGTGGATTGGAGCCCTGCTTTTAATCGGAACAGCCACCTTGGCAGGATTTGAATGGAGCAATAGGCTGACGAAGCGACCTAAGCATATTCGCCAATTAAAAAGTGCATTACAAATTCTTGAGGCAGAAATTATATATAGCCAAGCAGCATTGTTCGATGCATTCCTATCCGTTTCTAAAAAAATACCGAATCCATTACGGGGTTTTTTCGCTTCTTTGGGAAAGGAAATGCAAGGAGAAACAGTTGATTTTTTTACAGTTTGGGAGGCACAGGTAGAAACATTATTAAAAAAATCAAGTATGCATGAAACGGAAAAAGAAATATTAAAGCAATTCGGCAGAACTCTTGGTCAGCATGATATCACCCAACAGCAAAAACATATACAGTTAACCATTGTTAACTTGGACAGAGTGCTGGAAGAAGCGATTGATCATGACCGTAAATACGGAAAATTAGCAAAAAGTTTAGGCGTTTTAAGTGGGGTATTTGTTGTGTTGCTACTCATTTGA
- the spoIIIAA gene encoding stage III sporulation protein AA, with protein sequence MDEIMRLFPNDMRQAIQLVVNNKWHMLQEIRVRLNRPIELIFDDTTEWVKPIIPQVKEATFLINQLSQFSLYRLEDELREGYITIEGGHRVGIAGKVTTSGSNVKAIQNITFFNIRIAKEKPGVASPIIPYIYNGDYLNTLIIGPPQTGKTTLIRDVTRLISNGSKKIKSKKVGVVDERSEIGASIKGVPQHNLGLRTDVMDACPKAEGMMMLVRSMSPDVMVVDEIGNKQDVDALMEAVNTGVTVICTIHGKSIDELKRRPSLKPIFNQHIFERYIVLKNDTSPGRISHVLDHHENNLLQKTRGVTNEVDWSPAFNRNSHLGRI encoded by the coding sequence ATGGACGAGATTATGCGTTTATTTCCAAATGATATGAGACAAGCTATTCAACTTGTAGTAAATAACAAATGGCATATGCTGCAGGAAATTCGGGTTCGTTTAAATCGCCCAATTGAGTTAATTTTTGATGACACGACAGAATGGGTTAAACCCATTATCCCTCAAGTGAAAGAGGCTACATTTTTAATTAATCAGCTTAGCCAATTTTCGTTATACCGCTTGGAGGACGAGCTCAGAGAGGGCTATATCACAATTGAAGGTGGACACCGGGTAGGCATCGCCGGGAAAGTAACGACGTCAGGAAGTAATGTAAAAGCAATACAAAATATTACTTTCTTTAATATTCGTATTGCTAAAGAGAAACCTGGTGTAGCTTCACCAATTATCCCCTATATATATAACGGGGACTATTTAAATACATTAATCATCGGACCACCGCAGACAGGAAAAACGACCTTGATTCGAGATGTAACCCGGTTGATTTCCAATGGCTCAAAAAAGATAAAATCTAAAAAAGTAGGAGTTGTTGACGAGCGATCGGAAATTGGTGCATCAATTAAAGGAGTTCCGCAGCATAATTTAGGATTACGAACAGATGTAATGGATGCATGTCCTAAAGCTGAAGGAATGATGATGCTCGTTCGTTCAATGTCACCAGATGTGATGGTAGTGGATGAAATCGGCAATAAACAAGATGTCGATGCGCTGATGGAAGCAGTTAACACAGGTGTTACTGTAATCTGCACCATACATGGTAAAAGTATCGATGAGTTGAAAAGACGTCCCTCCTTAAAACCGATTTTCAATCAACATATCTTTGAACGCTATATTGTATTAAAAAATGATACAAGTCCTGGTCGAATTAGCCACGTGCTAGATCATCACGAAAATAATTTGCTGCAAAAAACAAGGGGTGTGACAAATGAAGTGGATTGGAGCCCTGCTTTTAATCGGAACAGCCACCTTGGCAGGATTTGA
- the efp gene encoding elongation factor P, with translation MISVNDFKTGLTIEVDNGIWQVLEFQHVKPGKGAAFVRSKLRNLRNGNIQEKTFRGGEKVGKAHIENKKMQYLYASGDSHAFMDTNTYEQIELQTSQIEDQLKFMKENMEVNVISYEGEVLGVDLPNNVELEVVETEPGIKGDTASGGSKPAKLETGHSVQVPFFVNQGDVLVINTSDGKYVSRA, from the coding sequence TTGATTTCAGTAAATGATTTTAAAACAGGTTTGACAATTGAAGTAGACAACGGTATTTGGCAGGTATTAGAATTTCAACACGTTAAGCCAGGTAAGGGTGCTGCATTTGTGCGTTCAAAACTGCGCAATTTAAGAAACGGCAATATCCAGGAAAAAACATTCCGTGGTGGAGAAAAAGTTGGCAAGGCGCATATCGAAAATAAAAAAATGCAATATTTATATGCATCTGGTGATTCTCATGCATTTATGGATACGAACACATATGAACAAATTGAACTTCAGACAAGTCAAATTGAAGATCAACTAAAATTTATGAAAGAAAACATGGAAGTAAACGTAATCAGCTATGAAGGCGAAGTTCTTGGTGTCGATCTTCCAAACAACGTAGAACTGGAAGTTGTTGAAACAGAACCAGGAATTAAAGGAGATACTGCAAGCGGTGGCTCAAAACCAGCTAAGCTGGAAACAGGTCATTCGGTTCAAGTACCATTCTTTGTAAACCAGGGTGATGTTCTAGTCATCAATACATCTGATGGAAAATATGTATCAAGAGCTTAG
- a CDS encoding Xaa-Pro peptidase family protein, which translates to MEKLNKLREALEKNKLDAILITSPINRRYVTGFTGTAGIALVSLDDARLITDFRYTEQANEQANGFNVIEHKQLIEGEITDQLKHMQVKRLGFEKDYVTFTQYENYKKSFNVELVPVSGIVEELRLIKTNDELNTMKKAAKIADDAFVHIQKFIKPGVKEIDISNELEFYMRKQGAASSSFDTIVASGYRSALPHGVASNKEIQSGELVTLDYGALYEGYCSDITRTVAVGKISSELREIYDIVLEANLRGVNGIKPGITGKEADALTRSFITDRGYGDNFGHSTGHGLGLEVHEGPGLSYRSDKVLKKGMVVTVEPGIYVAGIGGCRIEDDIVLTESGNERLTFASKELIQL; encoded by the coding sequence ATGGAAAAACTGAATAAGCTGCGAGAAGCATTAGAAAAAAATAAGCTTGATGCCATTCTAATTACGAGTCCAATCAACAGAAGGTATGTGACCGGATTTACTGGTACAGCAGGCATTGCATTGGTATCTCTTGATGATGCCCGATTGATAACGGATTTTCGTTATACGGAACAGGCAAATGAACAGGCAAACGGTTTTAACGTAATTGAGCATAAACAATTAATTGAAGGTGAAATTACAGATCAGTTAAAACATATGCAAGTAAAACGTCTTGGTTTTGAAAAAGATTATGTTACATTTACACAATATGAAAACTACAAAAAGAGCTTTAATGTGGAACTGGTTCCTGTTAGCGGGATAGTTGAAGAGCTACGATTAATTAAAACAAATGATGAGCTAAACACGATGAAAAAGGCAGCTAAAATTGCAGACGATGCGTTTGTTCATATCCAAAAGTTTATTAAACCTGGTGTAAAAGAAATCGATATTTCAAATGAACTCGAATTTTATATGCGCAAACAAGGTGCGGCTTCATCAAGCTTTGATACAATTGTTGCGTCTGGGTATCGTTCAGCGCTGCCACATGGTGTTGCATCTAATAAAGAAATACAATCAGGTGAATTAGTTACATTAGATTATGGTGCATTATATGAAGGTTATTGCTCGGATATCACGAGAACTGTTGCCGTTGGAAAAATTTCAAGCGAATTACGGGAAATATATGATATAGTATTAGAGGCGAATCTTCGTGGAGTAAATGGGATTAAACCGGGTATAACAGGTAAGGAAGCGGATGCCTTAACACGGAGCTTTATTACAGACAGAGGCTATGGTGACAATTTTGGACACTCTACAGGGCATGGCTTAGGTCTGGAAGTTCATGAGGGTCCAGGATTATCATATCGATCGGATAAAGTTTTGAAAAAAGGCATGGTAGTTACAGTTGAACCTGGAATTTATGTGGCTGGTATTGGAGGCTGCAGAATTGAAGACGATATTGTACTAACAGAATCCGGAAACGAGAGACTAACCTTTGCTTCAAAAGAATTGATACAACTGTAG
- a CDS encoding YqhR family membrane protein, which produces MKSGKESQTTNSEEQFSLLSKSLFTGFVGGIALGCAWCILYYFNFSEISPKSYILKSWTNANWTETWLGTLLTILAVGILSIVTAWIYYAVFKKIYSMWMGVVYGIILWGIIFILIQPIFTNVPSITDVTLNTIISTVSLFILYGTFVGYSISYEYFDMKVQLSKRSKE; this is translated from the coding sequence ATGAAGTCAGGGAAAGAATCACAGACAACTAATTCAGAAGAGCAGTTTTCACTATTGTCTAAGTCCCTTTTTACCGGATTTGTAGGAGGTATCGCTTTAGGGTGTGCGTGGTGCATCTTATATTACTTTAATTTTAGTGAAATATCACCTAAATCTTATATATTAAAATCATGGACGAATGCCAATTGGACGGAAACATGGCTTGGGACACTTCTTACGATTCTTGCAGTTGGCATACTGTCTATTGTAACGGCTTGGATTTATTACGCTGTATTTAAAAAAATTTATTCCATGTGGATGGGTGTTGTATACGGAATAATTTTATGGGGGATTATTTTTATCCTTATACAGCCGATTTTTACAAATGTACCGAGTATAACCGATGTTACTCTGAATACCATCATATCGACGGTAAGTTTATTTATTCTATACGGAACATTTGTTGGTTACTCCATTTCGTATGAATATTTTGATATGAAAGTGCAACTAAGCAAAAGGTCAAAAGAGTAG
- a CDS encoding SA1362 family protein, with protein sequence MSRSKFSIVVYLIIGLAVIGLISQLFGNTINFLTNILIMLGIGVAVFALLYYFVLNKRTPSNSDDMKKYKKAVKQSKSKYKQPSSYAAPKQTKPVAAQKKKRTKRPSHLKVIEGNKAKRKDRASL encoded by the coding sequence ATGAGCCGTAGTAAATTTTCAATTGTTGTTTACCTGATTATTGGGTTAGCGGTTATCGGTTTAATTTCACAGCTTTTTGGAAATACAATTAACTTTTTAACAAACATTTTAATCATGCTTGGTATTGGGGTGGCTGTATTTGCTCTGCTCTATTACTTTGTATTAAACAAAAGAACCCCTTCTAACTCCGATGATATGAAAAAATACAAGAAGGCAGTAAAGCAATCAAAATCAAAATACAAGCAGCCTTCGTCCTATGCCGCCCCTAAACAGACAAAACCAGTTGCGGCACAAAAGAAAAAACGAACTAAACGACCTAGTCATCTTAAAGTAATTGAAGGCAATAAAGCAAAACGAAAAGACCGAGCTTCTCTATAG
- a CDS encoding patatin-like phospholipase family protein — MKIDAVFSGGGVKAFAYVGVLESLKEHQLQLVRVAGTSAGAIVGSLVAAGYEINEIEKLIHELDLTEFIDPPLLTRLLPFTKWFFMYSQLGINKGNKLESWLEELLARKNIRTFHDIKEGYFKVVVSDLSLGRLIVIPDDLESVYGIEANYFPVAKAVRMSAGFPFFFMPKKMPGLYKKKSVIVDGGLLSNFPLWIFDNGDKTKKRPILGIKLTDATEKGIGPRDIKNALDMYQALFSTMKQAHDARYISKNEKRNILFVPVANTGAVNFHISQEVKKELIRSGKENADDFLKRWST; from the coding sequence ATGAAGATTGATGCAGTGTTTTCTGGTGGCGGAGTAAAAGCGTTTGCATATGTCGGAGTGCTGGAAAGTCTTAAAGAGCATCAACTCCAATTAGTGCGAGTAGCGGGAACTTCTGCAGGGGCAATTGTCGGTTCATTGGTAGCTGCTGGATATGAAATAAACGAAATTGAAAAGCTTATACATGAACTTGATTTGACTGAATTTATTGATCCACCACTTTTAACAAGATTGCTGCCATTTACGAAGTGGTTTTTTATGTACAGTCAGCTCGGAATTAATAAAGGGAATAAGCTGGAAAGCTGGCTTGAAGAACTTTTGGCAAGGAAAAATATACGTACCTTTCATGATATAAAAGAAGGATACTTCAAAGTTGTTGTCAGCGACCTTTCTTTAGGAAGGCTTATTGTCATACCTGATGATTTAGAAAGTGTGTATGGAATTGAAGCTAATTATTTCCCAGTTGCAAAGGCTGTTCGAATGAGTGCAGGATTTCCTTTTTTCTTTATGCCCAAAAAAATGCCAGGATTGTATAAAAAGAAAAGCGTGATTGTTGATGGTGGACTTTTAAGCAACTTTCCATTATGGATATTTGACAATGGAGATAAAACCAAGAAAAGGCCAATTTTAGGTATTAAATTGACAGACGCAACTGAAAAGGGGATAGGTCCAAGAGATATTAAAAATGCTTTGGATATGTATCAAGCATTATTCTCTACGATGAAGCAAGCCCATGATGCCAGATATATTTCAAAAAATGAAAAGAGGAATATTCTATTTGTTCCTGTTGCGAATACTGGAGCAGTTAATTTTCATATTTCACAAGAAGTAAAAAAAGAATTAATTCGAAGCGGGAAAGAAAATGCCGATGATTTTTTAAAACGATGGTCTACATAA
- the mntR gene encoding transcriptional regulator MntR encodes MPTPSMEDYIEQIYNLIETKGYARVSDIAEALEVHPSSVTKMVQKLDKDEYLNYEKYRGFVLTAKGKKIGERLVFRHELLEEFLEIIGVEKDNIYNDVEGIEHHLSWNSIDRIGDLVHYFKHDSTRQEELKKVQADSVKE; translated from the coding sequence ATGCCTACTCCAAGTATGGAAGATTATATCGAGCAAATATATAACTTAATTGAAACGAAAGGGTATGCCCGTGTATCTGATATTGCAGAAGCATTGGAGGTCCATCCTTCTTCCGTTACTAAAATGGTACAAAAATTGGATAAAGATGAATATTTAAACTATGAAAAATATCGAGGATTCGTTCTGACGGCAAAAGGAAAAAAAATCGGCGAGCGTTTAGTGTTTAGACATGAGCTTCTGGAAGAGTTTTTGGAAATCATTGGTGTGGAGAAAGATAATATTTACAATGATGTGGAAGGGATTGAACACCATCTAAGCTGGAATTCCATCGATCGAATTGGAGATCTTGTTCATTACTTTAAACATGACTCCACAAGACAGGAAGAATTAAAAAAAGTGCAAGCGGATAGTGTAAAAGAATAA
- a CDS encoding vitamin B12-dependent ribonucleotide reductase, translated as MSIKAKETNGIDVETLNKDIDLFPPVHPITSEMKLTHKGVSRLVMLDRYAFKDTEKKTLKTGDFVVLTVKADPKFPARGLGFVKAINWQENKASVQVDAEFISVLDDKEEAATGIIERSLDVIEKPLEVYYEQIAKRNATGLANVEKTEEEQQYWFETFNQELADLNFIPAGRVLYGAGADTDVTYFNCYVMPYVKDSREGISDHRKQVMEIMSRGGGVGTNGSTLRPRNALARGVNGKSSGSVSWLDDIAKLTHLVEQGGSRRGAQMIMLVDSHPDIIEFIISKMQNPRILRYLIENTDDEQIKRLAEEKLKFTPLTETEFDLYQSVVNYKTMPGLGGFTEAALREADDKLRIGGTYSVHNPEFLTGANISVCITKEFMEAVENDDIYDLRFPDVENYTKEEMAFYNEKWHEVGDVRKWEEMGFGVRTYRKIKAKELWNLINVCATYSAEPGIFFIDNANDMTNAKAYGDQVVATNPCGEQPLAPYSVCNLAAVNLAEMVNKETKTVDYEKLKQTVRTGVRIQDNVIDATPYFLEENKKQALGERRVGLGVMGMHDLLIYCETAYGSDEGNELVDKVFETIATTAYRTSIEIAKEKGSFPFLVGETDEETMELRKAFINTGYMKKMPASIREDILTYGIRNSHLLTVAPTGSTGTMVGVSTGLEPYFSFSYFRSGRLGKFIEVKADIVQEYLDSNPNADPDNLPQWFVTAMDLSPEAHADTQCVIQRWVDSSISKTVNAPKGYTVDQVESVYQRLYNGGAKGGTVYVDGSRDSQVLTLKAEENTVGEQTELFTDTEKPKVVLMDTIQELERTNVTIGSEIGDTCPVCRKGSVEEIGGCNTCTSCGAQLKCGL; from the coding sequence ATGTCGATTAAGGCAAAGGAAACAAATGGGATTGATGTGGAAACACTAAACAAAGATATAGATCTTTTTCCTCCCGTACACCCGATTACATCAGAAATGAAATTGACCCATAAGGGTGTTTCTCGATTGGTTATGCTTGATCGGTATGCGTTTAAGGATACAGAAAAGAAAACATTGAAAACCGGAGATTTTGTCGTTTTAACAGTGAAAGCTGATCCGAAATTTCCGGCAAGGGGTCTTGGATTTGTTAAAGCAATTAATTGGCAGGAGAATAAAGCGAGTGTTCAAGTAGATGCAGAATTTATCTCTGTGCTTGATGACAAAGAAGAAGCAGCTACAGGTATTATTGAACGATCTCTTGATGTAATCGAAAAACCACTAGAAGTATATTACGAACAAATTGCAAAACGGAATGCAACTGGATTAGCGAATGTAGAAAAAACTGAAGAAGAGCAGCAGTATTGGTTTGAAACATTCAATCAAGAGCTGGCAGATTTAAATTTTATTCCTGCAGGACGTGTTTTATACGGAGCAGGGGCAGATACGGATGTAACTTACTTCAATTGTTATGTGATGCCATATGTAAAAGACTCACGTGAAGGAATTTCCGATCATAGAAAACAGGTAATGGAAATTATGTCTCGCGGGGGTGGAGTGGGAACGAACGGTTCAACCTTACGTCCAAGAAACGCATTAGCAAGAGGTGTAAATGGGAAATCTTCTGGCTCTGTATCGTGGCTTGATGATATTGCAAAGTTAACACATCTTGTGGAACAAGGTGGATCTCGCAGAGGCGCTCAAATGATCATGTTAGTTGATTCTCACCCGGATATTATCGAATTTATTATTTCAAAGATGCAAAATCCGAGGATACTTCGCTACCTGATTGAAAATACCGACGATGAACAAATCAAACGGCTGGCAGAAGAAAAACTGAAATTTACACCTTTAACAGAAACAGAATTTGATCTTTATCAGAGTGTCGTAAATTATAAGACAATGCCTGGTCTTGGTGGCTTCACTGAGGCTGCATTACGTGAAGCAGATGATAAACTCAGAATAGGCGGAACATACTCGGTACACAACCCTGAATTTCTGACAGGTGCAAATATCTCCGTATGTATTACAAAAGAATTTATGGAAGCCGTTGAAAATGACGATATATATGATCTGCGCTTTCCTGATGTAGAAAATTATACGAAAGAGGAAATGGCCTTTTATAATGAAAAGTGGCATGAAGTTGGCGATGTACGAAAATGGGAAGAGATGGGGTTTGGTGTACGTACCTATCGCAAGATAAAAGCAAAAGAATTATGGAACTTGATCAATGTGTGTGCAACATATTCCGCAGAACCCGGAATATTTTTCATCGATAATGCAAATGACATGACCAATGCCAAAGCATATGGTGATCAAGTAGTAGCAACGAACCCGTGTGGCGAGCAGCCTCTTGCACCTTATAGTGTGTGTAACCTGGCAGCCGTTAACCTCGCTGAAATGGTAAATAAAGAGACTAAAACAGTTGACTACGAAAAATTAAAGCAAACAGTAAGAACTGGAGTAAGAATCCAGGACAATGTTATTGATGCGACTCCGTACTTCTTGGAAGAAAATAAAAAGCAGGCACTCGGTGAACGTCGTGTAGGTCTTGGTGTAATGGGAATGCATGATTTATTAATTTATTGTGAAACAGCCTACGGTTCAGATGAAGGTAATGAGTTAGTAGATAAAGTGTTCGAAACAATTGCAACGACCGCATACCGTACCTCGATTGAAATTGCAAAAGAAAAGGGAAGTTTTCCATTTTTAGTTGGGGAAACAGATGAAGAAACGATGGAGCTAAGAAAAGCATTTATAAACACAGGTTATATGAAAAAAATGCCTGCATCAATTCGAGAGGATATCCTAACATATGGTATTAGGAATTCGCACTTATTAACAGTTGCTCCTACTGGAAGCACCGGAACGATGGTTGGGGTTTCTACAGGATTAGAGCCATACTTCTCCTTCTCTTATTTCAGAAGCGGAAGACTCGGAAAGTTTATAGAAGTAAAAGCAGATATCGTACAAGAGTATTTAGACAGTAATCCAAATGCAGATCCAGATAATCTGCCACAATGGTTTGTGACTGCAATGGATCTTTCACCAGAGGCGCATGCAGATACACAGTGTGTCATACAGCGTTGGGTGGATAGCTCGATATCAAAAACAGTAAATGCACCAAAAGGGTACACGGTTGATCAAGTAGAAAGTGTCTATCAAAGACTATATAATGGTGGAGCAAAAGGTGGAACGGTATATGTTGACGGAAGCCGTGATTCTCAAGTTCTTACATTGAAAGCAGAAGAAAACACGGTTGGTGAGCAAACAGAGCTGTTCACAGATACTGAAAAGCCTAAAGTTGTGTTAATGGATACAATCCAAGAGCTAGAACGAACGAATGTTACGATTGGTTCCGAAATTGGGGATACCTGTCCAGTTTGTCGAAAGGGTAGTGTAGAAGAAATAGGCGGTTGTAACACTTGTACAAGCTGTGGAGCACAATTAAAATGTGGTCTGTAA
- a CDS encoding rhodanese-like domain-containing protein, with the protein MEFLIIAVVVLLAVGIFRYYRQRNYLKVLTEDQFREGYRKAQLIDVREPQEFERGHILGARNIPVSQMRQRLVEMRKDKPVYLYCQSGTRSARAAQLLHKKGYQDIYHLKGGFKKWTGKIKMKN; encoded by the coding sequence ATGGAGTTTTTAATTATTGCCGTAGTTGTCTTGCTTGCAGTTGGCATATTCCGCTATTATAGACAACGTAATTACTTGAAGGTATTGACAGAGGATCAATTCCGGGAAGGTTATCGGAAAGCTCAATTAATAGATGTGCGAGAGCCTCAAGAATTTGAGAGAGGTCATATTCTTGGAGCAAGAAATATTCCTGTAAGTCAAATGCGTCAACGTTTAGTCGAGATGCGTAAAGATAAACCAGTATATCTTTATTGTCAAAGTGGTACTCGTTCTGCAAGAGCAGCTCAATTACTTCACAAAAAAGGTTATCAGGATATTTATCATTTAAAAGGCGGTTTCAAGAAATGGACCGGTAAAATTAAAATGAAAAATTAA